The following are from one region of the Anaeropeptidivorans aminofermentans genome:
- a CDS encoding VOC family protein, translating to MEINPQVYVKGSMEAVKMYCKAFGAEISFEVKNASKDAYIHCELSLDGQLFMAVSEAPDTCDTSKKTSWQTMAFNVSDMRKEETVRKAYDALKEGGTVIDPLGPCDWNSYCANIVDKFGVFWWIAI from the coding sequence ATGGAAATAAATCCGCAGGTTTACGTCAAGGGCAGTATGGAAGCTGTCAAAATGTATTGCAAAGCTTTTGGAGCAGAAATAAGTTTTGAAGTAAAGAATGCATCGAAAGATGCCTATATCCACTGTGAGCTCTCTCTTGACGGTCAATTATTTATGGCTGTAAGCGAAGCCCCCGATACTTGTGACACAAGCAAAAAGACCAGTTGGCAGACTATGGCTTTTAACGTTAGTGATATGAGAAAGGAAGAAACCGTAAGAAAGGCCTATGATGCCTTAAAAGAAGGCGGCACTGTTATAGACCCCTTAGGCCCTTGTGACTGGAACAGTTATTGCGCTAATATTGTTGATAAATTCGGCGTATTCTGGTGGATTGCTATTTGA
- a CDS encoding flavodoxin family protein: MNILGISGMPRKNGNSEILLNAALEPFAEAQWHIERFLLSEKKVEMCIGCETCRERKTCFINDDMEKLYDAYSKCDAILIAAPAYWRNVPAQLKAVFDRTYAVGEKKLLEGKLGGTIAVGRGSSGGQSIVLNIIHNFYLSSGVLCVPGELNGVTASADKPGDILDQPRRLEQARILGRNIIKYAK; this comes from the coding sequence ATGAATATTTTAGGTATATCCGGTATGCCAAGAAAAAACGGCAATTCGGAAATTCTGCTGAATGCTGCACTGGAACCTTTCGCAGAAGCTCAATGGCACATTGAAAGGTTTTTACTTTCCGAAAAGAAAGTCGAAATGTGTATTGGCTGCGAAACCTGCCGCGAAAGAAAAACCTGTTTCATAAATGATGATATGGAGAAGCTTTATGACGCATATTCAAAATGTGATGCCATCCTCATTGCAGCACCGGCTTATTGGCGAAATGTGCCGGCACAGCTAAAAGCGGTTTTTGACAGAACCTATGCCGTCGGCGAGAAAAAACTGCTTGAAGGAAAGCTGGGCGGGACAATTGCAGTTGGCAGAGGTTCCAGCGGCGGGCAGTCAATTGTGCTGAATATCATACATAATTTTTATCTTTCAAGCGGCGTCTTATGCGTTCCCGGTGAACTGAATGGGGTAACAGCTTCCGCTGATAAACCGGGAGACATTTTGGACCAGCCCCGCAGATTGGAGCAAGCAAGGATTTTAGGACGGAACATTATCAAATATGCTAAGTGA
- the yihA gene encoding ribosome biogenesis GTP-binding protein YihA/YsxC, translated as MVVNNVSLEKVAVNPSGYPDTGLSEIAFAGKSNVGKSSLINSMIYRKALARTSQTPGKTRTINFYNIEDLLYFVDLPGYGFAKAPASEIEKWGKMIEKYLVGREELKAIILLTDIRHTPGENDILMYEWLKHYNYKIIIAATKLDKLKKSQYKKHEDMLRKGFGLRKEDILIPFSSETKEGRDELWKVIEDILDIHGNE; from the coding sequence ATGGTAGTAAATAACGTAAGCCTTGAAAAGGTAGCCGTCAACCCGTCAGGCTATCCGGACACGGGGCTTAGTGAAATTGCCTTTGCAGGAAAATCAAACGTAGGAAAGTCTTCTCTCATTAACAGCATGATTTACAGAAAGGCGCTTGCAAGGACCAGCCAAACCCCGGGAAAAACAAGGACAATTAATTTCTATAACATTGAGGACCTTCTTTACTTTGTAGACCTTCCCGGATACGGCTTTGCAAAGGCGCCTGCTTCTGAAATCGAAAAATGGGGAAAGATGATTGAAAAATATCTTGTGGGCAGAGAAGAGCTGAAAGCCATTATACTGCTTACGGATATCCGGCATACTCCGGGGGAAAACGATATTTTAATGTATGAATGGCTTAAACATTATAATTATAAAATAATTATAGCCGCTACAAAGCTTGATAAGCTGAAAAAAAGCCAGTATAAAAAACATGAAGATATGCTTAGAAAAGGCTTCGGCCTTAGAAAAGAAGATATCCTCATTCCCTTTTCTTCTGAAACAAAAGAGGGCAGAGACGAGCTTTGGAAGGTAATAGAAGATATTTTGGATATTCACGGGAATGAATAA
- a CDS encoding phage tail domain-containing protein, whose translation MENYFIFNGMDSRDYNIKCSSPPIIMAKKAFKKIAVPGRSGHLLIDENYYEPVYKTIRCRMLSKPETDSLFPKLREKGRLILSSEPEKYYMAYVNSDIAMEYILADYRAFDITFCCEPFKYSVDEENDFISVKSSPLTLYGKGNINALPFIKIYGSGTISLTINGSTIQIKNVSGNVTLDSRFMSIMTGNTNMSMHMTGEFPILLGNGELNTISFSGNISKIEIQPNWRWL comes from the coding sequence ATGGAAAACTACTTTATCTTTAACGGCATGGATTCAAGAGACTACAATATTAAATGCTCTTCTCCTCCTATCATCATGGCCAAAAAGGCCTTTAAAAAAATTGCCGTTCCCGGCAGAAGCGGTCATCTTTTAATCGACGAAAACTACTATGAGCCGGTTTATAAAACGATACGGTGCCGAATGCTTTCAAAACCGGAAACGGATTCGCTTTTCCCAAAGCTTCGGGAAAAAGGACGGCTGATTCTTTCTTCAGAGCCGGAAAAATATTATATGGCTTATGTAAATAGCGATATTGCCATGGAATATATTTTGGCAGATTACAGGGCCTTTGATATTACCTTCTGCTGTGAACCTTTTAAATATTCCGTAGATGAAGAAAATGACTTTATAAGCGTAAAAAGCTCCCCATTGACCCTTTACGGAAAGGGAAACATCAACGCCCTGCCTTTCATTAAAATATACGGCAGCGGAACTATCTCCCTCACTATAAACGGAAGCACTATTCAGATAAAAAATGTTTCAGGAAATGTCACCTTAGACAGCAGATTCATGAGCATCATGACCGGAAATACAAATATGAGCATGCATATGACAGGGGAATTTCCTATACTCTTAGGAAACGGAGAATTAAACACCATAAGCTTTTCAGGAAATATCAGTAAAATTGAAATTCAGCCTAATTGGAGGTGGTTATAA
- a CDS encoding BppU family phage baseplate upper protein, whose amino-acid sequence MIESRMKLSLFINKDTERIIKAKQFDATSRYLDVTLLKDDGTAYDLTGCRVQFNALKADGNYIMNNAVITDASKGEFSVELTDQTLALGDSMVKCDISVFSLDGSSILTTRSFMIQVQATVRNDEAAESTNEYNAVITLFQDVWDMRETVRMINERFGLLTDDLEEGDLQAGSSALGALNNIWNYLKTQSTAGIVETVGSIKSVLGNPNPVSSNTQSVMNYLKFFETRGIIKYIQRGVVTLPEDSTPYTVSINQPINPQRTIVLLSGTSNTRSDYQTANAYLPYLYSINSTSFQIKGHMASALPISYQLVEFY is encoded by the coding sequence ATGATTGAAAGCAGAATGAAGCTATCCTTATTCATCAATAAGGATACTGAAAGAATCATAAAGGCAAAGCAGTTTGATGCAACAAGCAGATACCTTGACGTAACTCTTTTAAAAGACGACGGCACGGCCTATGATTTAACGGGCTGCCGCGTACAGTTTAACGCCCTGAAAGCAGACGGCAATTATATTATGAATAATGCCGTCATCACAGACGCTTCCAAGGGAGAATTTTCTGTAGAGCTTACGGACCAGACCTTGGCCCTTGGAGACAGCATGGTAAAATGCGACATCAGCGTCTTTTCTCTTGACGGCAGCAGTATTCTTACAACCAGAAGCTTTATGATACAGGTACAGGCTACCGTAAGAAACGATGAAGCCGCAGAAAGCACCAACGAATATAATGCCGTCATAACTTTATTCCAAGATGTGTGGGATATGCGAGAGACTGTAAGAATGATAAACGAGCGCTTCGGCCTTTTAACGGATGATTTGGAAGAAGGCGACCTGCAGGCAGGTTCTTCCGCCCTTGGGGCGTTAAATAATATATGGAATTATTTGAAAACCCAGTCTACAGCAGGAATTGTTGAAACCGTAGGCAGTATAAAAAGTGTTTTAGGAAACCCCAACCCTGTAAGTTCAAATACCCAAAGCGTAATGAATTATCTGAAGTTTTTTGAAACCAGAGGGATTATAAAATATATTCAGCGGGGCGTCGTAACCTTGCCGGAGGACAGTACCCCCTATACAGTTAGTATTAACCAGCCTATCAATCCCCAAAGAACAATTGTTTTGCTTTCGGGAACTTCCAATACAAGAAGCGATTATCAAACGGCAAATGCATACCTGCCTTATCTTTACAGCATAAATTCCACAAGCTTTCAGATAAAGGGACATATGGCGTCGGCCCTCCCTATTTCCTATCAGCTTGTGGAATTTTATTAG
- a CDS encoding phage tail spike protein — protein sequence MITVYERLEKDFTHNGYGALFPFKAEITEELNGMYEMTLSFIISENKNIFPYIKEFNIIRAPSPRGYQLFRIYYVEKDLYTATIHARHIYYDSLWDFVPSLELIGASGKTASETLYRNALLKLPFKLYSNIIKIADVSLLDINPVYGILGDMGLISIFGGELLRDNYDIYYMDRIGEDKGVSIRYGKNLTGIDITLDTSNIITRIRPIGKQNDDTPLYLSEGYLDSPYINRYPYPFYGVLYCRDIKVTRNLSTSMARLELKKRAQAFFDSGGDLPSVNAKIDFVLLQETEEYKNMAPLESISLGDTVKVVHEALGIELSAKCIKYVYDCMGKRYLQAEIGSRREDFAAATGLEITKLVQGSGLSNPASVDDLIQRINTHVHNETDGTQKISYHNLKDKPS from the coding sequence ATGATAACTGTTTATGAAAGACTCGAAAAAGACTTTACCCACAATGGCTATGGGGCTTTGTTTCCTTTTAAGGCGGAAATAACAGAAGAGCTTAACGGCATGTATGAAATGACCCTAAGCTTTATTATCAGTGAAAACAAAAATATATTCCCTTATATAAAGGAATTTAATATTATAAGAGCCCCTTCCCCCAGAGGCTATCAGCTTTTCAGGATTTATTACGTGGAAAAGGATCTATATACGGCAACCATACACGCCCGGCATATTTATTACGACAGCCTTTGGGATTTCGTTCCTTCTCTTGAGCTTATAGGGGCTTCCGGAAAGACCGCTTCGGAAACTCTTTACAGAAATGCTCTTTTAAAGCTTCCCTTTAAACTATATTCAAATATAATAAAAATCGCCGATGTTTCTCTTCTGGATATAAATCCTGTTTATGGAATACTGGGGGATATGGGGCTCATTTCTATATTTGGCGGTGAGCTTTTAAGAGATAATTATGATATTTATTATATGGATAGAATCGGAGAGGATAAGGGCGTTTCCATACGCTACGGAAAAAACCTTACGGGAATAGACATCACTCTGGATACAAGTAACATCATAACGAGAATACGCCCCATCGGAAAGCAAAACGACGATACGCCCCTTTATCTTTCGGAAGGGTATTTAGACAGCCCCTATATAAACCGCTATCCTTATCCTTTTTACGGCGTTCTTTACTGCCGGGACATTAAAGTCACCAGAAACTTAAGCACTTCCATGGCAAGGCTTGAACTTAAGAAAAGAGCACAGGCGTTTTTTGATTCCGGCGGAGATTTGCCTTCGGTAAACGCAAAAATAGACTTTGTTCTCTTACAGGAGACGGAAGAATACAAAAATATGGCTCCCTTAGAAAGCATTTCCCTAGGGGACACTGTCAAAGTAGTCCACGAAGCGCTTGGTATCGAGCTCAGCGCAAAATGCATAAAATACGTTTATGACTGTATGGGAAAAAGATATTTGCAGGCTGAAATAGGAAGCCGAAGAGAAGATTTTGCCGCCGCAACCGGCCTTGAAATAACGAAGCTTGTTCAAGGCTCGGGCCTTTCAAACCCTGCTTCCGTAGACGATTTGATACAAAGGATCAATACCCATGTTCATAACGAAACCGACGGAACGCAAAAAATAAGCTATCATAACCTTAAGGATAAACCGTCGTAA
- a CDS encoding Gp15 family bacteriophage protein, producing MLELKDEINFKGRNIKLNLSFKNVLRAFDLYEDKSLLDAVKAVLITNILAPESGLLVSERLELMPFIFQYINSLSQKAFPYRFNKESKNALSFKKDFAAIYAAFYKSYGIDLYESDIHYIKFLMLLNNIGKDTFLYELISVRLMDIPDERLYGKDYVESIINFKKAYSLYNKREEENQLELSIKGIFDALSPAKGVKK from the coding sequence TTGCTGGAATTAAAAGACGAGATAAATTTTAAAGGCAGAAATATAAAATTAAATCTCTCCTTTAAAAATGTCCTTAGGGCATTTGATTTATATGAGGATAAAAGCCTTCTTGATGCTGTAAAGGCTGTTTTAATCACCAATATACTGGCCCCGGAATCGGGGCTTTTAGTTTCTGAGAGGCTTGAACTAATGCCCTTTATATTTCAATATATTAATTCGCTTTCACAAAAAGCCTTTCCGTATAGGTTTAATAAAGAAAGTAAAAATGCCTTATCCTTTAAAAAGGACTTTGCAGCCATTTATGCGGCCTTTTACAAGTCCTATGGCATAGACCTTTATGAAAGCGATATTCACTATATTAAATTCCTCATGCTTTTAAACAATATCGGGAAGGATACCTTCCTTTACGAACTTATATCCGTAAGGCTTATGGATATTCCCGATGAAAGGCTTTACGGAAAAGACTATGTAGAAAGCATAATAAATTTTAAAAAAGCCTACAGCCTTTACAATAAAAGAGAAGAAGAAAACCAGCTTGAGCTTTCCATCAAGGGTATTTTTGATGCCCTTAGCCCAGCAAAAGGAGTTAAAAAATGA